One genomic region from Spiroplasma endosymbiont of Polydrusus cervinus encodes:
- a CDS encoding 2-oxo acid dehydrogenase subunit E2 — protein MEKIRVLTLEKKGILNKFLYQNEEVKLGEEIALIESENGQSIITAPMNGIIVKPIKEGSKIKSNAIIAYLLTTEDEIEKYYFKRLASNEFTRLNKKGIKFSTTKNGQFGTKWKDIEEDDYSGISVVNEDALHPTFTPPVLNQQQFHNNKMAVESRTTLINEQPFDNQIMPSNFNQNNGQEFLPEGTVINNDPYLSPNPDQNQSIYFKQQNNVLQQEQTFEQPIPTRGQDKKHWDETRLSFGPKKTWNLSFKNLNIDDNYIINNQEKIPSIDTINNQMDQGKKREVKATMVNIPNLNNNIFQDSNFEAQTNSLNQPPSLSPQSIVTNAVPIGQTKLVEEKQAKEYAKYLVNTTKQQDEAPVNATGFLGEQNKSASFRNLVNQRREQLHNNNNFHELSLEADSSKSSMDFLDEYGRPKILRNIVQARMNDLIKRNISPEMKSGYSGSSPSSSDNTNMLQAGEKESSDEIYISADDYKIDLNEEKQAKTKKTGNFSPLKSYRDRLYQKLNDNGQREKILKTRNQRELIKKRIEQIAKGNFEVDSVLGGISNYRRPSFEEIESQYEMLDNEYDSHNSEQNEGINDAIQQGSASEQQQLSKQFKPGENNGKNNREPNPLWFEPGINDNNVMIELAILKERLANQEQNNRQNELLREIQSLRQVNNSNNNNSDNANGTNFDKMMQYMLMQQMLKTMNEPDLMLKEMLKEFRINNKQNIHQGNGTNEGAHNLQVKKFNAEESVTSNAHGNLVQPLNNTLSIINTNSKVEPQGLETREEIKSTRYPAIQSMIMSQAHVPPLTINAEIDMSAIIDQQRKLKNANADHGVRFSTMSFLVKAVSLSLSEYPKLNSYYDSKTNQIVIKNSQHIGLATETSEGLVIPVIKFSERMSLKQIAINIQETIERLRQGELYDYELQGSTITIANYGMVGAVNAIPTIFYPNSSVIGIGRIVRKPVVIKGDRLVIRSIMNLSLTIDQRIIDAAEAGIFLARLKEILESPELITLS, from the coding sequence ATGGAAAAAATTAGAGTATTAACATTAGAAAAAAAAGGAATCTTAAATAAATTCCTATATCAAAATGAAGAGGTCAAATTAGGTGAAGAAATTGCTTTAATTGAAAGTGAAAACGGCCAATCAATCATTACAGCCCCAATGAATGGAATTATTGTTAAACCAATTAAAGAAGGCAGCAAAATTAAAAGTAATGCTATTATTGCTTATTTGTTAACAACTGAAGATGAAATTGAAAAGTATTATTTTAAGCGTCTTGCGAGTAATGAATTTACGCGTTTAAATAAGAAAGGGATAAAGTTTTCAACAACAAAAAATGGTCAATTTGGAACAAAATGAAAAGACATTGAAGAAGATGATTATTCAGGAATTAGTGTTGTAAATGAAGATGCATTACATCCAACTTTTACCCCACCAGTATTAAACCAACAGCAATTTCATAATAATAAAATGGCAGTTGAATCAAGAACTACATTAATTAATGAACAACCCTTTGATAATCAAATAATGCCCTCAAATTTTAATCAAAATAATGGGCAAGAATTTTTACCCGAAGGAACTGTTATTAATAATGATCCTTACCTTTCACCAAATCCGGACCAAAATCAATCAATTTATTTTAAACAACAAAATAATGTATTACAGCAAGAGCAAACTTTTGAACAACCCATTCCAACAAGAGGACAAGATAAGAAACATTGAGATGAAACAAGACTATCATTTGGCCCTAAGAAAACCTGAAACTTGTCATTTAAAAATTTGAACATTGATGATAATTATATTATTAATAATCAGGAGAAAATCCCTTCAATTGATACAATTAATAACCAAATGGACCAGGGTAAAAAAAGGGAGGTAAAGGCAACAATGGTTAATATTCCTAATTTAAATAATAATATATTTCAAGACAGTAATTTTGAAGCACAAACTAATAGTTTAAACCAACCACCATCACTATCGCCACAAAGCATTGTTACTAATGCTGTTCCAATTGGTCAAACAAAATTAGTAGAAGAAAAACAAGCAAAAGAATATGCTAAATATTTAGTTAATACCACAAAACAACAAGACGAAGCACCAGTTAATGCCACAGGATTTTTGGGTGAACAAAATAAAAGTGCTAGTTTTCGTAATCTTGTAAATCAACGTCGTGAGCAATTGCATAATAATAATAATTTTCATGAGTTATCATTAGAAGCGGATAGTTCAAAAAGCTCAATGGACTTTTTAGATGAATATGGTCGTCCTAAAATTTTACGTAATATTGTACAAGCAAGAATGAATGATTTAATTAAAAGAAACATATCACCAGAAATGAAAAGTGGTTATAGTGGCTCTAGCCCTAGTTCTAGCGATAATACTAATATGCTTCAAGCAGGTGAAAAGGAATCATCTGATGAAATTTATATTTCGGCAGATGATTATAAAATTGATCTAAATGAGGAAAAACAAGCAAAAACTAAAAAAACAGGAAATTTTTCGCCGTTAAAATCTTATCGTGATCGTTTATATCAAAAATTAAATGATAATGGTCAACGAGAAAAAATTTTAAAAACAAGAAATCAACGAGAGTTAATTAAGAAAAGAATAGAACAAATTGCAAAAGGAAATTTTGAAGTTGATTCAGTTTTAGGGGGAATTAGTAATTATCGTCGTCCTTCTTTTGAAGAAATTGAGTCACAATATGAAATGTTAGATAATGAATATGATAGTCATAATTCAGAACAAAACGAAGGAATAAATGATGCAATTCAACAAGGTTCAGCAAGTGAACAACAACAATTATCAAAACAATTCAAACCAGGGGAAAATAATGGTAAAAATAATCGTGAACCAAATCCATTATGATTCGAACCAGGAATAAATGATAATAATGTTATGATTGAATTGGCAATTTTAAAAGAGCGTTTAGCTAATCAAGAGCAAAACAATCGGCAAAATGAATTATTGCGAGAAATTCAAAGTTTACGACAAGTAAATAATAGTAATAACAATAACAGTGATAATGCTAATGGTACAAATTTTGATAAAATGATGCAATATATGTTAATGCAACAAATGTTAAAAACAATGAATGAACCAGATCTAATGTTGAAAGAAATGCTAAAAGAGTTCAGAATCAATAATAAACAAAACATTCACCAAGGCAATGGAACTAACGAGGGAGCACATAATTTACAAGTTAAAAAATTTAATGCAGAAGAAAGTGTAACTTCGAATGCGCATGGAAATTTAGTACAACCGTTAAATAATACTTTAAGTATTATTAATACGAATAGTAAAGTTGAACCACAAGGATTAGAAACAAGAGAAGAAATTAAATCAACAAGATATCCGGCAATTCAATCAATGATTATGTCACAAGCACATGTTCCACCATTAACAATTAATGCTGAAATTGATATGTCAGCAATAATTGATCAACAACGAAAATTAAAAAATGCTAATGCTGATCATGGTGTTCGTTTTTCAACAATGAGTTTCTTGGTAAAAGCCGTTTCTTTATCTTTAAGTGAATATCCAAAATTAAATTCATATTATGATTCAAAAACAAATCAAATTGTAATTAAAAATTCTCAACATATTGGTTTAGCAACAGAAACTAGCGAAGGATTAGTAATTCCAGTTATTAAATTTTCTGAACGAATGAGTTTAAAACAAATTGCAATTAATATTCAAGAAACAATTGAACGTTTACGTCAAGGTGAATTGTATGATTATGAATTACAAGGAAGCACTATTACGATTGCAAACTATGGAATGGTTGGGGCAGTTAATGCAATACCGACAATTTTTTACCCTAATTCATCTGTAATTGGTATTGGTCGCATTGTTCGTAAACCAGTTGTTATTAAAGGTGATAGGTTAGTAATTCGCTCGATAATGAATCTTTCTTTAACAATCGATCAACGAATTATTGACGCTGCAGAAGCGGGAATCTTTTTAGCAAGATTAAAAGAAATATTAGAGTCACCAGAATTAATTACGTTATCATAA
- a CDS encoding DEAD/DEAH box helicase family protein: MGEKFFTNQNQQKLLVELNNEMRTADEVCFVFPFISKAIINKIEASIKHCCIHKIPIRIITTTFDDLAEYNNLLELARLVTTYDNVQVKVEDNLEKRSERIHIKASLFKRFHGISTVILGSSNLTYKGMVTGREWNIKLTAINNQHLVTEIITEFEQLWNEVLVDFNDEMARNHLLERISQNQVNRTATMFNNTTTEFLTIRKYLYDFQKEIVAKLQYRRQCKKQSHLVIMATGTGKTVIAAFDYLQQLRENNQQPLKILFLAHQKEILDQALQTFRSVLMDQTFGEVLYEGKVPQQRTHLFATIQTMATRLTQFAPNHFDVIIFDEAHHIAAITFDQVFNYFQPQQVLGLTATPEREDGKSIKKYFLDEYAAELWLWDAINQRLLCPFDYYCIDDDTVDLTGVDLNADSELFKKLNTTARNELLLKMIEKYLGLYAKPVALIFCVTTEHAKKVVTFLRTKHLRADYLTSENHEQRIRILYEFKTGRINYLCVVNMFNEGIDVPEINTIILLRPTNSKTVYLQQLGRGLRKMELKSRLEVYDLISNIDSKYDITVGIKNLYDPKLSSIKGLLTNEGLPYNCTITLEQRSQKIILNNLRKWYDNRARIKSHIREYYQKYKEAGLKYLLHDYDLSLYQFYNYVNDFYVKIGRNITQYHNDENNTQRNKNILKQFLFLDSYPIINYFILRLKQTIPNDAINLEYDNLLITSLLYEVTSMSVFTQLFPDYLTIPDLVTYFIEHHQVIVMELLLLLQYKLEYETLKVHPGATTPLLQGCTYTVKQVLSVIGRTNFLLSRGPLRIIAFQTGYLTFDQTNEVILADEDGSGYGKLTKYLPDEQLFYWSIPEVMTIANKLVKDMQNNTITKYLFLQNKINLGWVNLGLKLYTFVGFGQYDTMLTENYLTAKFFIQNKAN, from the coding sequence ATGGGCGAAAAATTTTTTACAAATCAGAATCAACAAAAATTGTTGGTGGAATTAAATAATGAAATGAGAACTGCTGATGAAGTATGTTTTGTTTTTCCCTTTATTTCAAAAGCAATTATTAATAAAATTGAAGCGTCAATTAAACATTGTTGTATCCATAAAATTCCAATTCGAATTATTACAACAACTTTTGATGATTTAGCGGAATATAATAATTTATTAGAATTAGCTCGTTTAGTAACAACTTATGATAATGTCCAAGTTAAAGTCGAAGATAATTTAGAAAAGCGAAGTGAGCGTATTCATATTAAAGCTTCTCTTTTTAAACGGTTTCATGGCATTTCAACTGTTATTCTTGGTTCTTCAAATTTAACATATAAAGGAATGGTAACTGGTCGGGAGTGAAATATTAAATTAACAGCAATCAATAACCAACACTTAGTTACTGAAATAATTACAGAATTTGAACAATTATGAAATGAAGTTTTAGTTGATTTTAATGATGAGATGGCCCGGAATCATTTATTAGAACGCATTAGTCAAAATCAAGTCAACAGGACTGCCACAATGTTTAATAATACAACAACAGAATTTTTAACAATTCGAAAATATTTATATGATTTTCAAAAAGAAATTGTTGCGAAATTACAATATCGTCGACAATGTAAGAAACAATCACATTTAGTAATTATGGCAACTGGAACGGGGAAGACTGTTATTGCTGCTTTTGATTATTTACAGCAATTGCGAGAAAATAACCAACAACCATTGAAAATATTATTTTTAGCGCATCAAAAAGAAATCTTAGATCAAGCTCTTCAAACTTTTCGTAGTGTTCTAATGGATCAAACTTTTGGGGAAGTGTTATATGAGGGAAAAGTTCCACAACAACGAACCCATTTATTTGCCACAATTCAAACAATGGCAACGCGGTTAACCCAATTTGCTCCTAATCATTTTGATGTGATTATTTTTGATGAAGCTCATCATATTGCGGCAATTACTTTTGATCAAGTTTTTAATTATTTTCAACCACAACAAGTGCTAGGTTTAACAGCGACCCCTGAACGAGAAGACGGTAAATCAATTAAAAAATATTTCCTTGATGAATATGCGGCCGAACTATGGTTGTGAGATGCCATTAATCAACGCTTATTATGTCCATTTGATTATTATTGTATTGATGATGATACGGTTGATTTAACTGGTGTTGATTTAAATGCGGATAGTGAACTTTTTAAAAAATTAAATACTACTGCTCGTAATGAACTATTATTAAAGATGATTGAAAAGTATTTGGGGTTATATGCTAAACCAGTTGCTTTAATTTTTTGTGTTACGACAGAACATGCCAAAAAGGTGGTCACCTTTTTGCGAACAAAGCATTTACGGGCGGATTATTTAACTTCCGAAAATCATGAGCAGCGAATAAGAATTTTATATGAATTTAAAACAGGACGGATTAATTATTTATGTGTTGTTAATATGTTTAACGAAGGGATTGATGTTCCGGAAATTAATACAATTATTTTATTGCGCCCAACTAATTCAAAAACAGTTTATTTACAACAACTTGGTCGTGGGCTACGGAAAATGGAATTAAAAAGTCGTTTAGAAGTTTATGATTTAATTAGTAATATTGATAGTAAATATGATATTACCGTTGGCATTAAAAACTTATATGATCCAAAACTATCATCAATAAAAGGGTTATTAACAAATGAAGGATTACCTTATAACTGTACAATTACCCTTGAACAACGATCACAAAAAATTATTTTAAATAACTTACGAAAATGATATGATAATCGCGCTCGCATTAAAAGTCATATTCGCGAATATTATCAAAAATATAAGGAAGCAGGCTTAAAATATTTGTTACATGATTATGATTTATCCTTATACCAGTTTTATAATTATGTTAATGATTTCTATGTTAAAATTGGTCGTAATATTACCCAGTATCATAATGATGAAAATAATACTCAGCGAAATAAGAATATTTTAAAACAATTCTTATTTTTAGATAGTTATCCAATTATTAATTATTTTATTTTGCGTCTAAAGCAAACAATTCCTAATGATGCAATTAACTTAGAATATGACAATTTATTAATAACATCATTATTATATGAAGTAACAAGTATGAGTGTTTTTACACAATTATTTCCTGATTATTTAACGATTCCGGATTTAGTAACTTATTTTATTGAACATCATCAAGTTATTGTCATGGAGTTATTATTACTATTACAATATAAATTAGAATATGAAACATTGAAAGTTCATCCTGGCGCAACAACACCATTATTGCAAGGGTGTACTTATACAGTAAAACAAGTTTTATCAGTTATTGGTCGGACTAATTTTTTATTATCGCGAGGACCATTACGAATTATTGCTTTTCAGACGGGATATTTAACCTTTGATCAAACAAATGAAGTTATTCTAGCTGATGAGGATGGCAGTGGGTATGGCAAGTTAACAAAATATTTGCCAGATGAACAGTTATTTTATTGATCAATTCCGGAAGTGATGACAATAGCAAATAAATTAGTGAAAGATATGCAAAATAATACCATTACAAAATATTTGTTTTTACAAAATAAAATTAATTTAGGATGGGTTAATTTAGGATTAAAATTATATACTTTTGTTGGTTTTGGCCAATATGATACAATGTTAACAGAAAATTATCTTACGGCAAAATTTTTTATTCAAAATAAAGCAAATTAA
- a CDS encoding lipoprotein produces the protein MYINYNILNILGAIGLTATTTTSLISCEKPNNSENGECKL, from the coding sequence TTGTACATAAATTATAACATTTTAAATATTTTAGGAGCAATCGGATTAACAGCAACAACTACAACATCATTAATTAGTTGCGAAAAACCAAATAATAGTGAAAACGGCGAGTGTAAATTGTAA